A section of the Peromyscus leucopus breed LL Stock unplaced genomic scaffold, UCI_PerLeu_2.1 scaffold_1094, whole genome shotgun sequence genome encodes:
- the LOC119087070 gene encoding ADP-ribose glycohydrolase OARD1-like has product MAGRLNEDPEGSRITYVKGDLFECSKTDSLAHCISEDCRMGAGIAVLFKKKFGGVQELLNQREF; this is encoded by the exons ATGGCCGGCCGCCTTAATGAAGATCCAGAAGGAAGTCGA ATCACTTATGTGAAAGGAGATCTTTTCGAATGTTCCAAAACAGACTCTTTAGCCCATTGTATCAGTGAGGATTGTCGAATGGGTGCTGGAATAGCTGTTCTCTTCAAGAAGAAGTTTGGAGGGGTACAGGAACTGTTAAATCAACGTGAGTTTTGA